One Diabrotica undecimpunctata isolate CICGRU unplaced genomic scaffold, icDiaUnde3 ctg00002339.1, whole genome shotgun sequence DNA window includes the following coding sequences:
- the LOC140431952 gene encoding uncharacterized protein, translating to MGKKRDLSPRKKAEVKALVNTKIFSNREISRRLKVSEASVRRIKKKIELGKALSPKRKKKCGRKPIFTPRSERSLKKICLENRFATTKLIKSQLQGVNVCFSEFEILQNKAQFVRRHHGEKVHPDCVVQTVKHPTKVMIWSVISGKGTGRLYVVKGMMRQDQYKDVLQRRLIPQLQD from the exons ATGGGTAAAAAACGCGATCTTTCACCACGTAAAAAAGCTGAGGTAAAGGCCCTAGTGAatactaaaatattttcaaaccGCGAAATATCACGAAGGTTAAAGGTTTCTGAAGCTAGTGTACGACGCATAAAGAAGAAGATTGAATTAGGGAAAGCATTGAGCCcaaaacgaaagaaaaaatgcGGCAGAAAGCCTATTTTCACTCCAAGGTCAGAAAGATCTTTAAAGAAAATTTGCCTGGAAAACAGATTTGCTACCACAAAATTGATAAAATCGCAACTCCAAGGTGTCAAT GTATGCTTCAGTGAATTtgaaattttgcaaaacaaaGCTCAGTTTGTGCGTCGTCATCATGGAGAAAAGGTTCATCCTGACTGTGTTGTTCAGACTGTGAAGCACCCTACAAAAGTGATGATTTGGTCAGTCATTAGCGGCAAGGGTACTGGACGTCTGTACGTGGTAAAAGGAATGATGCGGCAAGACCAGTACAAAGATGTCTTGCAAAGGCGGTTGATTCCGCAGCTCCAAGACTAG